In Panicum virgatum strain AP13 chromosome 4N, P.virgatum_v5, whole genome shotgun sequence, a single window of DNA contains:
- the LOC120670363 gene encoding berberine bridge enzyme-like Cyn d 4: MAMAATSLASMLILTVFCCYSFFTTSHAASDEFPQCLSASILGQLVYAQSSPSFTSVLLSSIRNPRFSTPATVRPLWIITPTNASHVQAAVVCGRRHGVRLRVRSGGHDYEGLSYSSKRPEVFAVVDLSNLRGVRIDKQNSTAWVDSGATLGELYYAVAQASNQLAFPAGLCPTIGVGGHLSGGGFGTLLRKYGLAVDNVLDALLVDARGRLLDRDAMGPDVFWAIRGGGGESFGVVLSWQVRLVPVPPTVTAFRIPVTVDEGAVDAVTRWQEVAPALPDDLFIRVLLQNQTATFEALYLGTCDALLPVMRCRFRELGMTMNRTHCQEMTWIQSVPYFYLGSGATVEDILNRTTAAGTYTKMTSDYVRQAIRRDAWESIFAGWLARPDAGIMILDPYGAAISGVPEPATPFPHRAGVLYNIQYVNLWFAGGDGGGAAQMKWVRDLYAFMEPYASSSPREAYFNYRDLDLGANVVVGNVSSYEAGKVWGEKYFRDNYKRLALAKNEIDPDDFFRNEQSIPPLGPGK; this comes from the coding sequence ATGGCCATGGCAGCCACATCCTTAGCTTCGATGCTGATCCTCACCGTCTTCTGTTGCTACAGTTTCTTCACCACCTCCCACGCTGCATCCGACGAGTTCCCCCAATGCCTCTCGGCGAGCATCCTCGGCCAGCTCGTGTACGCGCAGAGCTCGCCGTCGTTCACCTCGGTGCTGTTGTCCTCCATCAGGAACCCAAGGTTCTCCACTCCTGCAACGGTGAGGCCGCTCTGGATCATCACGCCCACGAACGCCTCCCACGTGCAGGCCGCCGTGGTCTGCGGCCGCCGGCACGGCGTCCGCCTGCGCGTGCGCAGCGGCGGGCACGACTACGAAGGCCTGTCCTACAGCTCCAAGCGCCCGGAGGTGTTCGCCGTGGTCGACCTGTCCAACCTCCGCGGCGTGCGGATCGACAAGCAGAACTCCACCGCGTGGGTGGACTCCGGCGCGACGCTCGGCGAGCTCTACTACGCCGTCGCGCAGGCGAGCAACCAGCTGGCGTTTCCGGCCGGCCTGTGCCCGACCATCGGCGTCGGGGGACacctcagcggcggcggcttcggcacGCTGCTGCGCAAGTACGGCCTGGCCGTCGACAACGTCCTGGACGCCCTGCTGGTGGACGCCAGGGGGAGGCTCCTGGACAGGGACGCCATGGGGCCCGACGTCTTCTGGGCCAtacggggcggtggcggcgagagcTTCGGCGTGGTGCTGTCGTGGCAGGTGAGGCTCGTGCCCGTGCCGCCGACGGTCACGGCGTTCAGGATCCCGGTGACCGTTGACGAGGGCGCCGTGGATGCCGTGACCAGATGGCAGGAGGTGGCGCCAGCCCTCCCCGACGACCTATTCATAAGGGTGCTCCTCCAGAACCAGACCGCGACCTTCGAGGCCCTGTACCTCGGCACGTGCGACGCGCTCCTGCCGGTGATGCGGTGCCGCTTCCGGGAGCTCGGGATGACGATGAACCGCACCCACTGCCAGGAGATGACATGGATCCAGTCCGTGCCCTACTTCTACCTGGGCAGCGGCGCCACCGTGGAGGACATCCTCAACCGGACCACCGCCGCGGGCACCTACACCAAGATGACGTCCGACTACGTCCGGCAGGCGATCCGCCGGGACGCGTGGGAGAGCATCTTCGCCGGCTGGCTCGCGAGGCCCGACGCAGGGATCATGATCCTGGACCCCTACGGCGCGGCGATCAGCGGCGTCCCGGAGCCGGCGACGCCGTTCCCGCACCGCGCCGGCGTGCTGTACAACATCCAGTACGTGAACCTGTGGTTcgccggcggggacggcggcggcgcggcgcagatgAAATGGGTCCGGGACCTGTACGCGTTCATGGAGCCGTACGCGAGCTCGAGCCCGAGGGAGGCCTACTTCAACTACAGGGACCTCGACCTCGGCGCGAACGTCGTCGTCGGCAACGTCAGCAGCTACGAGGCCGGCAAGGTTTGGGGCGAGAAGTACTTCAGGGACAACTACAAGAGGCTCGCTTTGGCGAAGAATGAGATTGACCCTGACGACTTCTTCAGGAACGAGCAGAGCATCCCGCCGCTCGGCCCGGGAAAGTAG